A window from Aquabacterium sp. NJ1 encodes these proteins:
- the tssF gene encoding type VI secretion system baseplate subunit TssF: MDDLLPHYERELAFLRTRASDFGRMYPKVAGRLQLSTDVGDDPHVERMLESLALLTARVHKRLDDDFPLFTESLLEVLYPHYLRPFPSASIAQFELGPAAGQMTKPMSVDRGTLLSSRAVKGVPCKFRTTQAVTLLPIRVASASYRNAIQAPEGSCIPAGATSVLSITLELVSPQASWGMLPDSFLRFYLDGEPSQVSALREALCHKVLGVMVQTHAQQKWLATDAIGAAGLPKPVLAGFSDDEALIEFDARSHAAYRLLTEYFAFPEKFNFVDIPVPVPPALRQASLGDVPDGAVNGASAGTARRSLTLHLLMAGVRSDSDESRMLESLQARNFLLGCTPVVNLFKQPADPIRVTHATTSYPVLVDARRAFAYEVYSIDRVFRVRQSSQGETVQEFRPFFSLQHDDLLGVDEDLGYDDAATLSALRRARARADQDHGERSGGRYWSAHRDESLAQDSPGYELELSIVDVDFNPALPQTETLSLTVTATNRDLPSMLAVGTPGGDLFMEGGGVAKEVRLLRKPSLPQRFDRGRGALWRLISHLSLNHLSLSGGGIDALKEMLRLYDLPRSASNRRQIDGLKAIEFKPSTAWLPGEPYATFVRGTEVRITVDEDSFVGTGLGLFASVLDRFFGLYVHANSFVRLTLVSARTQEEVLSCPPRNGEMSLV; the protein is encoded by the coding sequence ATGGATGATCTGCTGCCGCACTACGAGCGTGAACTGGCGTTCTTGCGGACTCGCGCATCTGATTTCGGGCGCATGTACCCCAAGGTGGCCGGACGCCTGCAACTGAGCACCGATGTCGGGGACGATCCTCATGTCGAACGGATGCTGGAGTCGCTGGCGCTGTTGACCGCACGCGTCCACAAGCGGCTGGACGACGACTTTCCCTTGTTCACGGAATCGTTGCTGGAAGTACTGTATCCGCACTACCTCCGGCCGTTTCCCTCGGCATCCATTGCCCAGTTTGAGCTGGGGCCAGCGGCTGGCCAGATGACCAAGCCCATGTCGGTGGACCGCGGTACTTTGCTGAGTTCTCGAGCCGTCAAAGGTGTGCCGTGCAAGTTCCGCACCACGCAGGCGGTCACGCTGTTGCCGATTCGGGTGGCATCGGCTTCATATCGCAATGCCATTCAGGCGCCTGAGGGCTCCTGCATACCGGCGGGTGCGACCTCCGTGCTGTCCATCACGCTCGAACTGGTCTCGCCCCAGGCTTCCTGGGGCATGCTGCCGGACTCGTTCCTGCGCTTCTATCTGGATGGCGAGCCATCCCAGGTCAGTGCATTGCGAGAGGCTTTGTGCCACAAGGTGCTGGGTGTGATGGTGCAGACGCATGCACAACAGAAATGGCTCGCCACCGACGCGATCGGGGCAGCCGGCCTCCCCAAGCCCGTGCTTGCCGGGTTCTCTGACGACGAGGCCCTGATTGAATTTGATGCGCGCTCGCACGCTGCCTATCGCTTGTTGACAGAGTACTTTGCGTTCCCGGAGAAGTTCAACTTCGTCGACATACCTGTGCCTGTTCCTCCGGCCCTGCGACAAGCCTCCCTCGGTGATGTGCCCGATGGGGCCGTGAACGGCGCTTCAGCGGGCACAGCCAGGCGGAGTCTGACCTTGCATTTGCTGATGGCTGGCGTACGTTCGGACTCCGACGAGTCGCGCATGCTGGAGTCACTGCAGGCACGCAATTTCCTGCTGGGCTGCACGCCTGTTGTCAACCTCTTCAAACAGCCGGCCGACCCCATCCGGGTGACACACGCCACGACTTCCTACCCTGTGCTGGTCGACGCCAGGCGGGCATTTGCTTACGAGGTCTATTCGATTGACCGGGTGTTTCGCGTGCGGCAGTCATCCCAAGGCGAAACCGTCCAGGAGTTCCGCCCCTTCTTCTCCTTGCAGCACGATGACCTGCTGGGCGTTGACGAGGACCTCGGTTATGACGACGCCGCGACACTGAGCGCGCTTCGGCGCGCCCGCGCACGCGCGGACCAGGACCATGGGGAGCGGTCGGGTGGTCGCTACTGGTCTGCCCATCGAGATGAAAGCCTGGCGCAAGACAGCCCTGGTTACGAGCTCGAACTGTCCATCGTGGATGTGGACTTCAACCCTGCGTTGCCGCAAACAGAGACTTTGTCCTTGACGGTCACGGCCACCAACCGCGACCTGCCTTCGATGTTGGCCGTTGGTACGCCGGGTGGTGACCTGTTCATGGAGGGCGGCGGTGTCGCCAAGGAAGTGCGCCTGCTGCGCAAGCCCAGCTTGCCTCAGCGCTTCGATCGCGGCCGTGGAGCCTTGTGGCGGCTGATTTCCCATCTGTCGCTCAATCATTTGTCGCTGTCCGGTGGCGGTATTGACGCGCTCAAGGAGATGTTGCGGCTGTATGACCTGCCTCGAAGCGCGAGCAACCGCCGGCAGATCGATGGCTTGAAGGCCATCGAGTTCAAGCCCAGCACGGCCTGGTTGCCCGGTGAGCCTTATGCGACCTTCGTGCGTGGCACGGAGGTGCGCATCACCGTGGACGAGGACAGTTTCGTTGGCACCGGCCTGGGCTTGTTTGCCTCCGTGCTGGATCGGTTCTTTGGCTTGTATGTGCACGCAAACAGCTTTGTCAGGTTGACGCTGGTGTCCGCTCGCACGCAGGAAGAGGTGCTCTCATGCCCACCCCGCAACGGCGAAATGTCACTGGTGTGA
- the tssG gene encoding type VI secretion system baseplate subunit TssG — MPTPQRRNVTGVIEQLLCEPQQFSFFQAVRLLDRWMAPGAPDGQGLARLNFRNSLSLSFPASEIEAIRVQRRPKESEPNGASTTDGQASSVSTTAPGSTLSAVLADHAQAPWPCQPTEIDRIDMTPAFMGLLGMSGTLPHFYTETLAQRELYHKDFAGRAFMDVFSHQVVSLFYQAWRKHRLPIQFEADRRSRFLPLALSLAGLGQKGLRDRLGAERGAVADEALAYYAGTLQQRTLSARQLQQILQDYLAVPVRIEQFVGRWYQVPESGRAYLGVMGRQGGMSGPLNGVLGRSAMLGERVWQRDLRMRVVLGPLPHARFRRFLPGGAGASALKELLTMLSGVSLEYEINLQLQREDVQGCALDSSRAPTAFRLGWDTFLQTQSANEDRADVRYDIHAAA, encoded by the coding sequence ATGCCCACCCCGCAACGGCGAAATGTCACTGGTGTGATCGAGCAACTGCTGTGCGAGCCACAGCAGTTCAGCTTCTTTCAGGCGGTCCGGTTGCTGGATCGCTGGATGGCGCCTGGCGCGCCCGATGGGCAAGGGCTGGCCAGGCTGAACTTCCGCAACTCCTTGTCGCTCTCGTTCCCAGCCAGCGAGATCGAAGCCATTCGGGTTCAGCGCAGGCCGAAGGAATCCGAGCCAAACGGCGCGTCAACGACAGATGGACAGGCCTCGTCTGTATCCACGACTGCGCCCGGCTCGACGCTGTCTGCCGTTCTGGCTGACCACGCTCAGGCGCCCTGGCCGTGCCAGCCAACCGAGATCGACCGCATCGACATGACGCCTGCCTTCATGGGCTTGCTGGGGATGTCGGGGACCTTGCCGCACTTCTATACGGAGACCCTGGCTCAGCGCGAGCTCTATCACAAGGACTTTGCGGGGCGGGCCTTCATGGACGTGTTCAGCCACCAGGTCGTGTCCTTGTTCTACCAGGCTTGGCGCAAGCACCGCCTGCCCATCCAGTTCGAGGCTGATCGTCGTAGCCGGTTTTTACCGTTGGCCTTGTCCCTGGCTGGCCTGGGCCAGAAGGGGCTGCGCGACAGACTGGGGGCAGAGCGTGGCGCCGTGGCCGATGAGGCCCTGGCGTACTACGCGGGTACCTTGCAGCAACGCACCTTGTCCGCACGCCAGTTGCAGCAGATCCTGCAGGATTACCTGGCCGTGCCGGTGCGCATCGAGCAGTTCGTGGGGCGCTGGTACCAGGTGCCGGAGTCGGGGCGCGCTTATCTGGGTGTGATGGGGCGACAGGGTGGGATGTCGGGGCCGCTCAATGGCGTGCTGGGGCGTTCAGCCATGCTGGGCGAGCGCGTCTGGCAGCGGGACTTGCGCATGCGTGTGGTGCTCGGGCCTTTGCCGCACGCGCGTTTCCGCCGCTTCCTGCCCGGTGGCGCAGGTGCTTCTGCGCTCAAGGAGCTGTTGACCATGCTCAGCGGCGTCAGCCTGGAGTACGAGATCAACCTGCAACTGCAGCGCGAGGACGTGCAGGGCTGCGCGCTGGATTCGAGTCGCGCCCCAACGGCGTTCAGGCTGGGCTGGGACACCTTCCTGCAAACGCAATCGGCCAACGAAGACCGCGCGGATGTGCGCTATGACATCCACGCGGCGGCCTGA
- the tssH gene encoding type VI secretion system ATPase TssH translates to MSQNLKTLISKLNDTTRQAAERAASLCMARGHYEVDLEHLVLALLEQPQSDLAVLCQRAGVSTTALQRDLEAELSRFKTGNSRTPVFSSHLPVLLEHAWLIASLESHTARIRGAHLLLAMLTEPTLSQLALRSSRLFARFNLDELKHKMADVTRGSQEAVQALRDADAPVDGEVGQADEAGASEALSGKTPALDQFTTNLTQRAKEGKVDPVIGRDTEIRQAIDILMRRRQNNPILTGEAGVGKTAVVEGLALRVALGDVPTPLQGVAIHVLDMGLLQAGASVKGEFENRLKNVIDEVKKSPHPIILFIDEAHTMIGAGGQAGQNDAANLLKPALARGELRTIAATTWGEYKKYFEKDAALARRFQVIKVEEPSEELACAMLRGMAPLMEKHFGVRLFDEAIAEAVRLSARYISGRQLPDKAISVLDTACAKVALGQSATPARIEDARKRLERLDAEVAALQREAAAGARHGDRLDALKVERDGIVASLQADEQRWTFEQQLVNDIRELRTKLEHQAGGLSNAEAGVDAEAGASAGFNGAAGGQVAEPTKATSTSKTKGKKVAISHASPDHELLAMKQAELAALQGEAPLVPMQVDGHVVAEIVAAWTGIPLGKMVKDEIKTVRNLQATLQERVIGQDHALAAIAQRVRTARAGLEDPNKPKGVFLFVGPSGVGKTETALALADILYGGERNLITINMSEYQEAHSVSGLKGSPPGYVGYGEGGVLTEAVRRKPYSVVLLDEVEKAHPDVLEMFFQVFDKGLMDDAEGREIDFRNTVIILTSNAGSQGIMQACFKHDEEAGGTVMKSLEELPQADELAELLRPTLYKTFKPAFIGRTKVVPYYPLSDDVLVSVIKLKLDRIAARVMANHQAVLDYDDALIETVLARCTEVDTGARAVDHILNGSLLPEVADSVLARMAEGQAISKIKVSAGKNGEFKFKVS, encoded by the coding sequence ATGAGCCAGAACCTCAAGACCCTGATCTCCAAGCTCAACGACACCACGCGCCAGGCCGCCGAGCGTGCCGCCAGCCTGTGCATGGCGCGTGGCCACTACGAGGTGGACCTGGAGCACCTGGTGCTGGCCTTGCTGGAGCAGCCGCAGAGCGACCTGGCCGTGCTGTGCCAGCGCGCAGGCGTGTCTACCACCGCGTTGCAGCGCGACCTGGAGGCCGAGCTGAGCCGTTTCAAGACGGGCAACAGCCGCACGCCGGTGTTTTCCAGCCACCTGCCGGTGTTGCTGGAGCACGCCTGGCTGATCGCCTCGCTGGAATCACACACGGCGCGCATCCGTGGTGCGCACCTGCTGCTGGCCATGCTGACCGAGCCGACCCTGAGCCAACTGGCCTTGCGTTCGTCCAGGCTGTTTGCGCGCTTCAACCTGGATGAGCTCAAACACAAGATGGCCGACGTGACGCGTGGTTCGCAGGAGGCTGTTCAGGCCTTGCGTGACGCCGATGCGCCTGTGGATGGTGAGGTGGGGCAAGCCGACGAGGCCGGCGCAAGTGAGGCATTGAGCGGCAAGACGCCCGCGCTGGACCAGTTCACCACCAACCTGACGCAACGCGCGAAGGAGGGTAAGGTGGACCCGGTGATCGGCCGTGACACCGAGATCCGCCAGGCCATCGACATCCTGATGCGCCGCCGCCAGAACAACCCGATCCTGACGGGCGAGGCCGGCGTGGGCAAGACGGCCGTGGTGGAAGGGCTGGCACTGCGTGTGGCCCTGGGCGATGTGCCCACGCCGTTGCAAGGCGTGGCCATCCACGTGCTGGACATGGGCCTGCTGCAGGCTGGGGCATCGGTCAAGGGCGAGTTCGAGAACCGTCTCAAGAACGTGATCGACGAGGTCAAGAAAAGCCCGCACCCGATCATCCTGTTCATCGACGAGGCCCACACCATGATCGGTGCGGGTGGCCAGGCTGGCCAGAACGACGCAGCCAACCTGCTCAAGCCGGCCTTGGCACGGGGTGAACTGCGCACGATCGCGGCCACCACCTGGGGCGAGTACAAGAAGTATTTCGAGAAGGACGCGGCCCTGGCTCGGCGCTTCCAGGTCATCAAGGTGGAAGAGCCTTCTGAAGAGCTGGCCTGCGCGATGCTGCGTGGCATGGCGCCCTTGATGGAAAAGCACTTTGGCGTTCGCCTGTTTGACGAGGCCATCGCCGAGGCGGTGCGCCTGTCGGCGCGCTACATCAGCGGCCGCCAGTTGCCCGACAAGGCCATCAGCGTACTAGACACCGCTTGTGCCAAGGTGGCTCTGGGCCAGAGCGCCACGCCCGCCCGCATTGAAGACGCCCGCAAACGCCTGGAGCGGCTGGATGCCGAGGTGGCTGCGTTGCAGCGCGAAGCCGCGGCAGGTGCCCGCCATGGTGACCGCCTGGATGCCCTGAAGGTGGAGCGCGACGGCATCGTGGCCAGCCTGCAGGCCGATGAGCAGCGCTGGACGTTCGAGCAGCAACTGGTCAATGACATCCGCGAGCTGCGCACGAAGCTGGAGCACCAGGCGGGGGGCTTGTCGAACGCGGAAGCCGGTGTGGACGCTGAGGCAGGCGCGAGCGCGGGCTTCAATGGGGCTGCCGGCGGCCAAGTCGCCGAGCCCACCAAGGCCACATCAACCAGCAAGACCAAGGGCAAGAAGGTCGCCATCAGCCACGCCAGTCCGGATCATGAACTGCTGGCCATGAAGCAGGCCGAGCTGGCCGCGCTGCAAGGCGAGGCGCCGCTGGTGCCGATGCAGGTGGATGGCCATGTGGTGGCCGAGATCGTGGCGGCCTGGACGGGCATCCCGCTGGGCAAGATGGTCAAGGACGAGATCAAGACCGTGCGCAACCTGCAGGCCACGCTGCAGGAACGTGTGATCGGCCAGGACCACGCGCTGGCGGCCATCGCCCAGCGTGTGCGCACCGCACGTGCCGGCCTGGAGGACCCCAACAAGCCCAAGGGTGTGTTCCTGTTCGTCGGCCCATCGGGCGTGGGCAAGACCGAGACGGCGCTGGCCCTGGCCGACATCCTGTACGGTGGCGAGCGCAACCTGATCACCATCAACATGAGCGAGTACCAGGAGGCGCACAGCGTCAGCGGGCTGAAGGGCTCGCCCCCGGGTTACGTGGGCTATGGCGAAGGTGGTGTGCTGACCGAGGCCGTGCGCCGCAAGCCCTACAGCGTGGTGCTGCTCGATGAAGTCGAGAAGGCCCACCCCGACGTGCTGGAGATGTTCTTCCAGGTCTTCGACAAGGGCTTGATGGACGATGCCGAGGGCCGCGAGATCGACTTCCGCAACACGGTCATCATCCTGACCTCCAACGCGGGTTCGCAAGGCATCATGCAGGCCTGCTTCAAGCACGATGAAGAAGCTGGCGGCACGGTGATGAAGTCGCTGGAAGAGTTGCCACAGGCTGACGAACTGGCCGAGCTGCTGCGCCCCACCTTGTACAAGACCTTCAAGCCCGCCTTCATCGGCCGGACCAAGGTGGTGCCTTACTACCCGTTGAGCGACGATGTGTTGGTCAGCGTGATCAAGCTCAAGCTGGACCGCATTGCCGCCCGCGTGATGGCCAATCACCAGGCCGTGCTGGACTACGACGACGCCCTGATCGAAACCGTGCTGGCGCGTTGCACGGAGGTGGACACCGGCGCGCGTGCCGTGGACCACATCCTCAATGGCAGCCTCTTGCCCGAGGTGGCCGACAGCGTGCTGGCGCGCATGGCCGAAGGTCAGGCCATCAGCAAGATCAAGGTCAGCGCGGGCAAGAACGGCGAGTTCAAGTTCAAGGTGAGCTGA
- a CDS encoding oxidoreductase-like domain-containing protein — protein sequence MFDTLQARARTQGVDLRQPPPEPTSCCGRGCNGCVWEGFYAAAQYWRDEALLVLSD from the coding sequence ATGTTCGACACATTGCAGGCACGCGCGCGCACCCAAGGGGTGGACTTGCGACAACCGCCCCCCGAGCCCACGAGTTGCTGCGGGCGCGGCTGCAACGGCTGCGTGTGGGAGGGCTTTTACGCCGCAGCCCAATACTGGCGCGACGAGGCCTTGCTGGTCCTCAGCGACTGA
- a CDS encoding thiamine pyrophosphate-binding protein, producing the protein MSSHLSAPAPSPAPTPCGTVAQLLIEYLRAEGVDKVFGIPGGAAVWLMNELKNKSHEIEYVICRHETGAAYIADGYARVKGHLGVVLTTSGPGATNALTGAMNAQASNSPVLVITGEVPEAYYGKGYLQEGTDAKLDVHNIYQNALASSAIISSPANFQTLFQQALRNALSLPRQAVHISLPNDIAGECVPGYPASVRPSTYRPRTACTDPKAVADTLHELVHAKRPLIFLGNGSRDALACPERLKAFTEFVDRFGIAVMTTPDAKGIFPEGHALSLRNYGICGSAWPSLYMHPSNKADQFDTLLVLGSSLGELSTSVTASALYSPALEPTRHFIQVDLSAGVIGRDFPITRGIVAEIGSTLDVMCEQAHHLHPDQAKVDARKAVIQQIKLSRAPWSDPAGRDSEAAPVHPAAMMRVIDELVHEGHIFIDAGNCVGWSLNNLVINPPVRYHSALSMGPMGFAVGAVVGGKMAAPHLPCVAVVGDGAFMMHGAEISTAAQHRVGAIWIVLDDNDLAMVSQGMAQLLPPAAQWDDYYQLGRPDLALFAQGLGAHAVTVTHEQGTQALREALQHALEDADKHHRPQVISVRINTQVAPPYGWPTLTPADCCSSTNKAKP; encoded by the coding sequence ATGTCCTCTCACCTCTCTGCCCCTGCACCATCCCCCGCCCCCACACCCTGCGGCACCGTCGCCCAATTGCTCATTGAGTATTTGCGTGCCGAAGGGGTCGACAAGGTATTCGGTATTCCGGGCGGTGCGGCTGTCTGGTTGATGAATGAGCTCAAAAACAAATCACATGAAATCGAATATGTGATTTGCAGGCACGAAACTGGTGCAGCCTATATTGCCGACGGGTATGCGCGCGTCAAAGGCCATCTGGGCGTGGTGCTGACGACCTCGGGCCCGGGCGCCACCAATGCGCTGACCGGCGCCATGAACGCACAGGCCAGCAACTCGCCCGTGCTCGTCATCACCGGCGAAGTGCCGGAAGCCTATTACGGCAAAGGCTACCTGCAAGAAGGCACCGATGCCAAGCTGGACGTGCACAACATCTACCAGAACGCCCTGGCCTCCAGCGCCATCATCTCCAGCCCGGCCAACTTCCAGACCCTGTTCCAGCAGGCCTTGCGCAACGCCCTGTCACTGCCCAGGCAGGCCGTGCACATCAGCCTGCCCAACGACATCGCCGGCGAATGCGTGCCCGGCTACCCCGCCTCGGTGCGCCCATCCACCTACCGGCCCCGTACAGCCTGCACCGACCCCAAGGCCGTGGCCGACACCCTGCATGAGCTCGTTCATGCCAAACGCCCGCTGATCTTCCTGGGCAACGGCAGCCGCGACGCCCTGGCCTGCCCCGAGCGCCTGAAAGCCTTCACCGAATTCGTCGACCGCTTCGGCATCGCCGTGATGACCACACCGGACGCCAAGGGCATCTTCCCCGAAGGCCATGCGCTCTCGCTGCGCAACTACGGCATCTGTGGCAGCGCCTGGCCCAGCCTCTACATGCATCCCAGCAACAAGGCCGATCAGTTCGACACCCTGCTGGTGCTGGGCTCCAGCCTGGGCGAGCTGTCCACCTCGGTCACCGCCTCGGCGCTCTACAGCCCCGCGCTGGAACCCACCCGGCACTTCATCCAGGTGGACCTCAGCGCCGGCGTGATCGGCCGGGACTTCCCCATCACCCGGGGCATCGTGGCCGAGATCGGCAGCACGCTGGATGTGATGTGCGAGCAGGCCCACCACCTGCATCCTGATCAAGCCAAGGTGGATGCACGCAAGGCCGTGATCCAGCAGATCAAGCTGAGCCGCGCGCCCTGGTCCGACCCGGCTGGCCGCGACAGCGAGGCCGCCCCCGTGCACCCCGCCGCGATGATGCGCGTCATCGATGAGCTCGTGCACGAAGGCCACATCTTCATCGACGCGGGCAACTGCGTGGGCTGGTCGCTCAACAACCTGGTCATCAACCCGCCGGTTCGTTATCACAGCGCCTTGTCCATGGGCCCCATGGGCTTCGCCGTGGGGGCGGTCGTGGGCGGCAAGATGGCCGCGCCGCATCTGCCTTGCGTGGCCGTGGTCGGCGACGGTGCCTTCATGATGCACGGTGCCGAGATCTCCACCGCCGCGCAGCACCGCGTGGGCGCCATCTGGATCGTGCTGGACGACAACGACCTGGCCATGGTGAGCCAGGGCATGGCGCAGCTGCTGCCGCCTGCTGCCCAGTGGGATGACTACTACCAGCTTGGCCGCCCCGACCTGGCCTTGTTCGCGCAAGGGCTGGGCGCACACGCCGTGACGGTGACGCATGAACAAGGCACGCAGGCTTTACGAGAGGCGCTGCAGCATGCGCTGGAGGATGCGGACAAGCATCACCGCCCGCAAGTCATCTCGGTGCGCATCAACACCCAGGTGGCGCCGCCCTATGGTTGGCCCACGCTGACGCCGGCGGATTGCTGCAGCAGCACCAACAAGGCCAAGCCCTGA
- a CDS encoding FAD-dependent oxidoreductase — translation MKTDTLDPVLDIAIVGAGVSGLYSGWRWLTSPQGKGGRVEAFELSHRVGGRLMSAQPPGMPEGRVELGGMRFTTGQTRVANLVSYLQLATEPFVVAQDQNIAYLRGRHLRTKDLSDPSKVPYDIPKSDDEGFKKGFTALAAERYLQEVLHKQHVDLKTVDWDKVAQTGRYEGHRVIDLTMRYIYNRSVSHESFQFAEDTSGYDSIFFTWNAADGFPWNLGDYGASIEYKRLKEGYEMLPKTLHERFESVGGKVHFRHRLVRFDTVKLDDGSEGVELHIEHGGHHKVVRARKLILAMPRRSLELIEQTGSVLGQEQHEVHKLIESVTPIPLFKLALCYRSRWWEALGITQGQSVTDLPIRQCYYWPVGDDTKAGAILIYNDGLDLDYWAGLRNDPHHFPNEDGTDSNNPAVEWKENPAPKLMVQEAHRQLLEMHGLEDTPERRPYAAAYRDWGDDPFGGGANFWPQYVDSQDVGKRIVQPKQGKPVFICGEAYSHAQGWVEGALATAEDMLQNHLGLQPPPYESAP, via the coding sequence GTGAAAACAGATACTTTGGACCCCGTTCTGGATATCGCCATCGTGGGTGCAGGCGTGTCAGGCCTGTACAGCGGCTGGCGGTGGTTGACCAGCCCGCAGGGCAAAGGCGGCCGCGTCGAGGCCTTCGAGCTGAGCCACCGCGTGGGCGGGCGCCTGATGTCCGCCCAACCGCCCGGTATGCCAGAAGGCCGCGTCGAACTGGGCGGCATGCGTTTCACGACGGGGCAGACGCGGGTCGCCAACCTGGTGTCTTACCTGCAACTGGCCACCGAGCCTTTTGTGGTGGCGCAGGACCAGAACATCGCCTACCTGCGTGGGCGCCATCTGCGTACCAAGGATCTGTCGGACCCGAGCAAGGTGCCCTACGACATCCCGAAGTCCGACGACGAGGGCTTCAAGAAGGGCTTCACGGCGCTGGCTGCTGAACGCTATCTGCAAGAGGTGCTGCACAAGCAACACGTGGACCTCAAGACCGTGGATTGGGACAAGGTGGCGCAGACCGGCCGCTATGAAGGCCACCGCGTGATCGACCTGACCATGCGCTACATCTACAACCGCTCGGTCAGCCACGAGTCCTTCCAGTTTGCGGAGGACACGAGCGGCTACGACAGCATCTTCTTCACCTGGAATGCCGCCGATGGCTTCCCCTGGAACCTTGGGGACTATGGCGCCAGCATCGAATACAAGCGCCTGAAGGAGGGCTACGAGATGCTGCCCAAGACCTTGCATGAGCGTTTCGAGTCCGTGGGCGGCAAGGTGCACTTCAGGCATCGCCTGGTGCGTTTTGACACTGTCAAGCTGGATGACGGCAGCGAAGGGGTGGAGTTGCACATCGAGCACGGTGGCCATCACAAGGTGGTGCGTGCGCGCAAGCTGATCCTGGCCATGCCGCGCCGCTCGCTGGAGCTGATCGAGCAGACCGGCTCGGTGCTGGGCCAGGAGCAGCACGAGGTGCACAAGCTGATCGAGTCAGTGACGCCGATCCCCTTGTTCAAGCTGGCCTTGTGCTATCGCTCGCGTTGGTGGGAGGCGCTGGGGATCACGCAGGGGCAGTCGGTGACCGACTTGCCGATTCGGCAGTGCTACTACTGGCCGGTGGGCGATGACACCAAGGCGGGCGCCATCCTGATCTACAACGATGGCCTGGACCTGGACTACTGGGCCGGCTTGCGCAATGACCCGCACCACTTCCCCAATGAAGACGGCACGGACAGCAATAACCCGGCTGTGGAGTGGAAGGAGAACCCCGCGCCCAAGCTGATGGTGCAGGAAGCGCATCGCCAGTTGCTGGAGATGCACGGCCTGGAAGACACGCCCGAGCGGCGCCCGTATGCCGCGGCTTACCGCGATTGGGGCGACGACCCGTTCGGTGGTGGTGCCAACTTCTGGCCGCAGTACGTGGACAGCCAGGATGTGGGCAAGCGCATCGTGCAGCCGAAGCAGGGCAAGCCGGTGTTCATCTGCGGCGAGGCTTACTCCCATGCGCAAGGCTGGGTGGAGGGCGCGCTGGCCACCGCCGAGGACATGCTGCAGAACCACCTGGGCCTGCAGCCGCCGCCTTATGAAAGTGCGCCCTGA
- a CDS encoding 3-oxoacyl-ACP synthase III family protein, whose product MGSDQHVAILGQGYAVPDIIRGNDAPIFDWLKKHSPSGSDLFNGLKYRRVLPTADGVIDIMTTACEHALHQARAKPEHVDMIIGAGSVSSYVAPNDLAVVHHKLGLPASCRILPINSDYSTFQDGLRLATDLVRCGTARHVLVACGNNWTHFMDYHEPVSLAASDGAGAALVGRTHDAHCFRLIDWDNETQSQWYGAFRMAPRPVSHDRFTKPLMKLDDKTGQEAFKAFGLKAPGPLIQRLLSRHGLSGQDITLITHQTSKMVQDAWAAEIQPAHYISTLEEFGDMVSSSVPVNLAKCHAEIRTRYLVLLGIGMEMHATALLLERG is encoded by the coding sequence ATGGGCTCGGATCAACACGTCGCCATCCTGGGGCAAGGTTATGCCGTACCGGACATCATCCGGGGCAATGACGCGCCCATCTTTGACTGGCTGAAAAAGCACTCGCCATCGGGCTCCGACCTGTTCAATGGTCTGAAGTACCGGCGCGTGCTGCCCACCGCCGATGGGGTCATCGACATCATGACCACGGCCTGCGAACACGCCCTGCACCAGGCTCGCGCCAAGCCCGAGCATGTCGACATGATCATCGGCGCCGGCTCGGTCAGCAGCTATGTGGCCCCCAACGACCTGGCCGTGGTGCACCACAAGCTGGGCCTGCCCGCCTCGTGCCGCATCCTGCCTATCAACAGTGACTACTCCACCTTCCAGGACGGCCTGCGCCTGGCCACCGACCTGGTGCGCTGCGGCACGGCCCGGCATGTGCTGGTGGCCTGCGGCAACAACTGGACCCACTTCATGGACTACCACGAGCCCGTGTCGCTGGCCGCCTCTGACGGCGCGGGCGCCGCCCTGGTGGGCCGCACTCACGATGCCCACTGCTTTCGCCTGATCGACTGGGACAACGAGACACAAAGCCAGTGGTATGGCGCCTTCCGCATGGCGCCTCGCCCCGTGTCGCACGACCGCTTCACCAAGCCCTTGATGAAACTGGACGACAAGACGGGCCAGGAAGCGTTCAAGGCCTTCGGACTCAAAGCCCCGGGCCCGCTGATCCAGCGCCTGCTGTCACGCCATGGCTTGAGCGGCCAGGACATCACCCTGATCACGCACCAGACCTCCAAGATGGTCCAGGATGCCTGGGCCGCCGAGATCCAGCCCGCGCACTACATCAGCACGCTGGAGGAGTTCGGCGACATGGTGTCCTCATCGGTGCCGGTCAACCTGGCCAAATGCCATGCCGAGATCCGCACCAGGTACCTCGTCCTGCTGGGCATCGGCATGGAAATGCACGCCACAGCCTTGCTGCTTGAGCGAGGCTGA